One Candidatus Nitrososphaera evergladensis SR1 genomic window carries:
- the thiL gene encoding thiamine-phosphate kinase translates to MTKQLDEKEIISIFSQALGIADLDDVAAIDGSRNLVFKADMLVASTDVPPQMRPWQVARKSIVSCASDLAAKGARPVAAMISLGLPAGITRTYVEELARGFQIASREFGVKIVGGDTNAARDLVIDCSMIGMMTMTVNDKMPKRSGAKPGDAVVASGKFGYPASGLAVLLRGARAQGAFRAAAVDSALEPKPRQAFGTALARYFSSSIDSSDGLAASLYEIAIQSGVDIKVDYDAARADGVQEFAGANNLDAHELVFHGGEEYEIVATMPKSLLPRAKAAAKKAGCDLHVIGCVIKGTGKVTAGERPLENRGYLHFS, encoded by the coding sequence ATGACCAAGCAGCTAGATGAGAAGGAAATAATCAGCATATTCTCGCAGGCGCTAGGCATAGCCGACCTTGACGATGTGGCGGCCATAGACGGCAGCAGGAACCTCGTTTTCAAGGCCGACATGCTTGTTGCAAGCACCGACGTGCCGCCGCAGATGAGGCCGTGGCAGGTGGCAAGAAAGAGCATAGTATCGTGCGCAAGCGACCTTGCGGCCAAGGGTGCAAGGCCGGTGGCGGCAATGATTTCTCTTGGCCTTCCTGCAGGGATTACCAGAACCTACGTCGAGGAGCTGGCAAGGGGATTCCAGATCGCATCCAGGGAGTTTGGCGTGAAAATAGTGGGAGGCGACACGAATGCCGCAAGAGACCTTGTCATTGACTGCAGCATGATAGGCATGATGACGATGACAGTCAACGACAAAATGCCAAAGAGGAGCGGCGCAAAACCCGGCGATGCCGTTGTCGCTTCTGGCAAGTTCGGCTACCCTGCGTCCGGGCTTGCTGTTTTGCTAAGGGGAGCAAGGGCGCAGGGCGCCTTTAGGGCGGCGGCGGTCGACTCGGCACTTGAGCCAAAGCCGAGGCAGGCGTTTGGAACCGCGCTTGCGCGGTATTTCTCGTCATCGATTGACTCAAGCGACGGCCTTGCAGCTTCTCTCTATGAAATCGCAATCCAGAGCGGAGTCGACATAAAAGTCGACTATGATGCGGCAAGGGCTGATGGCGTACAGGAATTTGCAGGCGCAAACAACCTTGACGCGCACGAGCTGGTGTTCCATGGAGGCGAAGAGTACGAGATAGTCGCTACGATGCCCAAGTCCCTCCTGCCACGGGCAAAGGCGGCTGCAAAAAAGGCAGGCTGCGACCTGCACGTCATCGGTTGCGTGATAAAGGGCACGGGCAAGGTCACTGCCGGGGAGCGGCCACTTGAAAACCGGGGCTACCTCCATTTCAGCTAG
- a CDS encoding phosphomannomutase, with product MKVSISGARGIYGSDDLTLQQAALFAGRFASLVKSRKCIVARDTRPSGPILSQVVSASLMAAGIDVYNLGVASTPAAFREARKYGAGIIITASHNPLEWNGLKFIIEGRGLFEKELEQMMLASNPSVSQNTGREYPATASYVDDVAALVDDAGTTGAQVAVGIDAGGGASCGYSEKLFKRLGIKFQSINSIPGVSSRGPDPTADDLADLRALVTANKLALGFALDLDGDRLVVVNEKGEKLNPDATLLLCVARAAELGAKKFVTSIDTSVAVAKYVRERGGTVEHSKVGEANVVNKMLETGAEAGGEGSSAGFIMPKFNMCRDGLLAAATIATLDRKAMDDCLSFASQFVQVRSKIAADSSLHARVIEKLPDALKAECSQLITGDGVKGIIDEDSWVLVRSSNTEHAIRVSVESRAQKAQALYKKMSEKVQRIYHDQAAR from the coding sequence TTGAAGGTATCGATCTCCGGGGCAAGGGGAATCTATGGTAGTGACGACCTGACGCTGCAGCAAGCCGCCCTGTTTGCGGGGCGCTTTGCCAGCCTCGTAAAATCAAGAAAATGCATAGTGGCAAGGGACACCCGACCCTCCGGCCCAATCCTTTCACAAGTAGTCTCGGCAAGCCTGATGGCTGCCGGCATAGACGTGTATAACCTGGGAGTTGCGTCCACGCCTGCTGCATTTCGGGAGGCCCGAAAATACGGCGCCGGAATAATCATCACGGCGTCGCACAACCCGCTTGAATGGAACGGTCTGAAATTCATCATCGAAGGCCGCGGGCTGTTTGAAAAAGAGCTGGAACAAATGATGCTTGCTTCAAATCCCTCTGTGAGCCAAAACACGGGCAGAGAGTACCCTGCAACTGCAAGCTATGTCGACGACGTTGCCGCGCTCGTTGATGATGCCGGCACTACCGGCGCGCAGGTTGCTGTTGGAATCGACGCCGGCGGCGGGGCGTCATGCGGCTACTCTGAAAAACTGTTCAAAAGACTTGGCATAAAGTTCCAGAGCATAAACAGCATCCCCGGCGTTTCATCGCGGGGTCCCGACCCGACTGCAGACGATCTTGCCGACCTGCGGGCGCTCGTGACTGCAAACAAGCTGGCACTCGGCTTTGCGCTTGACCTTGACGGCGACAGGCTCGTGGTCGTAAACGAAAAGGGCGAAAAACTCAACCCTGACGCAACCCTTCTACTGTGCGTTGCCCGCGCGGCAGAGCTGGGCGCAAAAAAATTCGTGACAAGCATCGACACGAGCGTCGCCGTCGCCAAGTACGTCAGAGAGCGCGGTGGGACTGTCGAGCATTCCAAGGTGGGCGAGGCAAACGTGGTGAACAAGATGCTTGAAACTGGTGCCGAGGCCGGGGGAGAAGGGAGCAGCGCCGGCTTTATCATGCCCAAGTTCAACATGTGCCGCGACGGGCTTTTGGCTGCTGCAACCATAGCCACGCTTGACAGAAAAGCTATGGACGACTGCCTGTCTTTTGCGTCGCAGTTTGTGCAGGTGCGGTCCAAGATAGCGGCTGATTCGTCGCTTCACGCAAGGGTCATTGAGAAATTGCCCGATGCGCTAAAGGCAGAGTGTTCGCAGCTGATAACCGGCGACGGCGTCAAGGGGATAATCGACGAGGACTCGTGGGTGCTGGTGCGCTCGTCAAACACCGAGCACGCAATCCGGGTGTCTGTCGAGTCGCGTGCCCAAAAGGCACAGGCTCTGTACAAAAAGATGAGCGAAAAGGTCCAGCGCATCTATCATGACCAAGCAGCTAGATGA
- a CDS encoding P-II family nitrogen regulator, with product MKELDIIIPHEQLNEVNSVLHKHKVGGMYFTQITGRGRAKREEVEVLVGPDQYKTGKRYVPEFGGRTMITIVVPDQMEKPIVDDIISKISTGEASDGKIFVKSITEAYDIGTKTAGEKAAL from the coding sequence ATGAAAGAACTGGATATCATCATACCCCATGAGCAACTGAACGAAGTGAACAGCGTCCTGCACAAGCACAAAGTCGGAGGCATGTATTTTACCCAGATTACAGGGCGAGGCCGCGCCAAGAGAGAGGAAGTAGAGGTTCTGGTGGGGCCTGATCAATACAAGACGGGAAAGAGATATGTCCCAGAATTTGGCGGCAGGACGATGATTACGATAGTGGTGCCGGATCAGATGGAAAAACCAATCGTTGACGATATTATCTCCAAGATTAGTACTGGAGAGGCAAGCGATGGCAAGATTTTTGTAAAAAGCATCACGGAGGCCTATGATATAGGAACAAAGACAGCAGGAGAAAAAGCAGCTCTCTAG
- the thsB gene encoding thermosome subunit beta, whose amino-acid sequence MSVQENTIPVVLLKEGTSETRGYQAQRNNITAAKTIAEIVRTSLGPRGMDKMLVDTLGDVTITNDGATILKEIDIQHPAAKMMVEISKATDSEVGDGTTSTVVLAGALLENAEELIAKDVHPTVIIEGYDRAAERAVAILREVADKVNIEDKDSLVKIAQTAMASKLVSFDEGHLSRLVVDAVLAVAEKAGNHGSSGDNHLKVDIDSIKVEKKAGGSIRDTKLVKGIILDKEVVHGEMPKRIENARIALLNCPLEIEKTEFDAKISIESPEQMQKFLDEENSVLKSMVDKISSAGANVVVCQKGIDDMAQHYLAKAGILAVRRAKESDMNNLAKSTGGKVLANVEDLAADDLGHAQLVQERKIESDKWVFIEGCKNPKAVSILVRGGSQRVIDEAERSVHDAIMVVKDVLEYPYVLVGAGAPEGVVSQRLREWSGSLSGRPQLAAEKFADSVERVAMVLAENAGMDPLDTQVQLRAKASSAKPRFGIDVINGKVADMAAKGIYEPLKVKEQVINAATEAACMILHVDDIVAAASPKQGGTSTPSE is encoded by the coding sequence ATGTCAGTGCAGGAGAATACGATACCTGTTGTCCTTTTGAAGGAAGGAACGAGTGAAACTAGGGGTTATCAGGCACAGCGAAACAACATCACCGCAGCCAAGACAATAGCTGAAATTGTGCGCACAAGCCTGGGCCCGCGTGGCATGGACAAGATGCTTGTCGATACGCTTGGCGACGTCACGATAACAAATGACGGTGCGACTATTTTGAAGGAAATAGACATTCAACATCCGGCGGCAAAGATGATGGTGGAGATCAGCAAGGCGACTGATAGCGAGGTCGGAGATGGAACAACCTCGACAGTGGTTCTTGCGGGGGCGCTGCTAGAAAATGCAGAAGAGCTAATAGCTAAAGATGTGCATCCAACCGTAATAATCGAAGGCTATGACAGGGCTGCAGAAAGGGCAGTCGCAATTCTTAGAGAGGTGGCCGACAAGGTCAATATCGAAGACAAGGATTCTCTGGTCAAAATTGCCCAGACTGCAATGGCTTCAAAGCTGGTCTCGTTCGATGAAGGGCACCTTTCAAGGTTGGTGGTAGATGCGGTATTGGCTGTGGCAGAAAAGGCCGGGAACCATGGCAGCAGTGGTGATAATCATTTGAAGGTTGACATCGACAGTATCAAGGTGGAGAAAAAGGCTGGAGGCTCAATAAGGGACACGAAACTCGTCAAAGGCATTATTCTGGACAAAGAGGTGGTTCACGGCGAAATGCCAAAGAGAATAGAAAATGCTCGCATAGCCCTGCTCAATTGTCCTCTGGAGATAGAAAAGACCGAATTTGATGCAAAAATAAGCATCGAATCACCCGAGCAGATGCAAAAGTTTCTCGACGAAGAAAACAGCGTGCTGAAATCTATGGTAGACAAGATTTCTTCTGCAGGAGCAAATGTCGTGGTATGCCAGAAGGGGATAGATGACATGGCGCAGCACTATTTGGCCAAAGCAGGGATACTTGCAGTCAGGAGGGCAAAAGAAAGCGACATGAACAATCTGGCAAAATCGACAGGAGGGAAAGTGCTGGCAAACGTCGAGGACCTTGCCGCAGATGATCTGGGCCATGCACAACTGGTACAAGAGCGAAAGATAGAATCTGACAAATGGGTTTTCATCGAAGGTTGCAAGAATCCCAAGGCTGTCTCAATCCTGGTAAGAGGAGGATCGCAAAGGGTGATAGACGAAGCTGAAAGGTCGGTACACGATGCAATAATGGTGGTAAAGGACGTCCTGGAGTATCCCTATGTTCTGGTTGGAGCTGGTGCGCCTGAAGGGGTTGTGTCACAAAGACTTAGAGAGTGGTCTGGTTCGCTTTCGGGCAGGCCGCAGCTGGCAGCCGAGAAATTTGCAGACAGCGTCGAAAGGGTCGCTATGGTCCTGGCAGAGAATGCTGGAATGGACCCTCTGGATACGCAAGTCCAGCTCAGGGCAAAGGCGAGTTCGGCAAAGCCGAGGTTTGGAATAGACGTCATCAATGGAAAGGTCGCAGACATGGCGGCAAAAGGAATCTATGAACCGTTGAAGGTGAAGGAACAGGTCATCAATGCCGCTACTGAAGCAGCATGCATGATACTGCATGTTGATGACATTGTGGCGGCTGCCAGCCCAAAGCAGGGTGGAACGTCAACACCGAGTGAGTAG